Proteins from one Mesoplodon densirostris isolate mMesDen1 chromosome 1, mMesDen1 primary haplotype, whole genome shotgun sequence genomic window:
- the LOC132485158 gene encoding dnaJ homolog subfamily C member 5-like, which translates to MADQRQCSLSTSGESLYHVLGLDKNATLDDIKKSYRKLALKYHPDKNPDNPEAADKFKEINNAHAILTDSTKRNIYDKYGSLGLYVAEQFGEENVNTYFVLFSWWAKALFVFCGLLTCCYCCCCLCCCFNCCCGKCKPKAPEGEGTEFYVSPEDLETQLQSDEREAADTPIVVQPASATETTQLTADPHPSYHTDGFN; encoded by the exons ATGGCAGACCAGAGACAGTGCTCACTCTCTACCTCTGGGGAGTCCCTGTACCATGTTCTGGGGCTGGACAAGAACGCAACCTTGGATGACATTAAGAAGTCCTACCGGAAGCTGGCCTTGAAATATCACCCTGACAAGAACCCAGATAACCCAGAGGCCGCAGACAAGTTTAAGGAGATCAACAACGCCCACGCCATCCTGACGGACTCCACGAAAAGAAACATCTACGACAAGTACGGCTCGCTGGGGCTCTACGTGGCTGAGCAGTTTGGGGAGGAGAACGTGAACACCTACTTCGTGCTCTTCAGCTGGTGGGCCAAGGCCCTGTTTGTGTTCTGCGGGCTCCTCacctgctgctactgctgctgctgcctctGCTGCTGCTTCAACTGCTGCTGCGGGAAGTGCAAGCCCAAGGCACCTGAGGGCGAGGGGACCGAGTTCTACGTGTCCCCCGAGGACCTGGAAACGCAGCTGCAGTCCGACGAGA GAGAGGCTGCAGACACGCCAATCGTCGTCCAGCCGGCGTCCGCCACGGAGACCACCCAGCTCACAGCTGACCCCCACCCCAGCTATCACACCGATGGGTTCAACTAA